One region of Anser cygnoides isolate HZ-2024a breed goose chromosome 22, Taihu_goose_T2T_genome, whole genome shotgun sequence genomic DNA includes:
- the SMARCD2 gene encoding SWI/SNF-related matrix-associated actin-dependent regulator of chromatin subfamily D member 2, translating into MAARGAFPLSPLPPAAPAAPPPPGPGPGIMRGPSPAPATAAAPGYRPMGPAAAQYQRPGMPPGSRMPMAGLQVGPPGAPPYGAASPLRPGLPQSMMDPFRKRLLAPQSQPPMASQRRGVKRRKMADKVLPQRIRELVPESQAYMDLLAFERKLDQTIARKRMEIQEAIKKPLTQKRKLRIYISNTFTPAKEEGEGGERVASWELRVEGKLLEDPSKQKRKFSSFFKSLVIELDKELYGPDNHLVEWHRLPTTQETDGFQVKRPGDVNVKCTLLLMLDHQPPQYKLDPRLARLLGVHTQTRASIMQALWLYIKHNKLQDSHEKEYINCNRYFRQIFNCVRMRFSEIPMKLAGLLQHPDPIIINHTISVDPNDQKKTACYDIDVEVDDPLKAQMSNFLASTTNQQEIASLDAKIHETIESINQLKTQRDFMLSFSNNPQDFIQEWIKSQRRDLKIITDVIGNPEEERRAEFYQQPWAQEAVGRHIFAKVQQRRQELEQVLGIRLT; encoded by the exons atgGCCGCCCGCGGCGCCTTCCCGCTCAGCCccctgccgcccgccgcccccgccgccccgccgccccccgggcccgggcccggcaTCATGAGAGGCCCCAGCCCGGCTCCGGCAACCGCTGCGGCTCCGGGCTACCGGCCCATGGGGCCCGCGGCCGCGCAGTACCag CGCCCCGGGATGCCGCCAGGCAGCCGGATGCCCATGGCGGGGCTGCAGGTGGGCCCGCCTGGAGCACCCCCGTACGGAGCAGCCTCCCCGCTGAGACCTGGCCTGCCGCAGTCGATGATGGACCCGTTCAGGAAGCGTCTGCTGGCCCCTCAGTCGCAGCCGCCGATGGCCAGCCAGCGGAGAGG GGTGAAAAGGAGGAAGATGGCCGACAAGGTCCTGCCACAGAGG ATCCGGGAACTGGTCCCAGAATCCCAGGCCTACATGGACCTCCTTGCCTTTGAGCGCAAGCTGGACCAAACCATCGCTCGGAAGAGGATGGAGATTCAGGAGGCCATTAAGAAACCGCTGACG CAAAAGCGGAAGCTGAGGATTTACATCTCCAACACTTTCACCCCAGCCAAAGAAGAAGGGGAGGGTGGTGAGCGTGTGGCCTCCTGGGAGCTACGTGTGGAGGGCAAACTGCTGGAGGAT CCAagcaagcagaagaggaagTTCTCCTCCTTTTTCAAGAGCCTCGTCATCGAGCTGGACAAAGAGCTGTACGGGCCAGACAACCATCTGGTGGAG TGGCACCGACTGCCCACGACCCAGGAGACTGACGGCTTCCAAGTGAAGCGTCCTGGCGATGTCAATGTGAAGTGCACCCTGCTGCTCATGCTGGATCACCAG ccaccGCAGTACAAACTGGACCCTCGCCTGGCTCGCCTGCTCGGGGTGCACACCCAGACCCGTGCCAGCATCATGCAGGCACTCTGGCTCTACATCAAGCACAACAAGCTGCAGGACAGTCACGAGAAGGAGTACATCAACTGCAACCGCTACTTCCGTCAG ATCTTTAACTGCGTCCGCATGCGCTTCTCTGAGATCCCCATGAAGCtggcagggctcctgcagcacccagatCCCATCATCATCAACCACACCATCAG cgTGGACCCCAACGACCAGAAGAAGACGGCCTGCTACGACATCGACGTGGAGGTGGATGACCCCCTGAAAGCTCAGATGAGCAACTTCCTGGCTTCCACCACCAACCAGCAGGAGATCGCCTCCCTGGATGCCAAG ATCCACGAGACCATCGAATCCATCAACCAGCTGAAGACACAGCGCGATTTCATGCTGAGCTTCAGCAACAACCCGCAGGACTTCATCCAGGAATGGATCAAATCCCAGAGGAGGGACCTCAAA ATCATAACGGACGTGATCGGGAACCCCGAGGAGGAGCGGCGAGCTGAGTTTTaccagcagccctgggctcAGGAGGCTGTGGGCAGACACATCTTCGCCAAG GTCCAGCAGCGTCGGCAGGAACTGGAACAAGTGCTTGGGATCCGCCTCACTTAA
- the PSMC5 gene encoding 26S proteasome regulatory subunit 8: MPAEKMAVDGPEQMEMDDGKGGTGLRQYYLSKIEELQLIVNEKSQNLRRLQAQRNELNAKVRLLREELQLLQEQGSYVGEVVRAMDKKKVLVKVHPEGKFVVDVDKNIDINDVTPNCRVALRNDSYTLHKILPNKVDPLVSLMMVEKVPDSTYEMIGGLDKQIKEIKEVIELPVKHPELFEALGIAQPKGVLLYGPPGTGKTLLARAVAHHTDCTFIRVSGSELVQKFIGEGARMVRELFVMAREHAPSIIFMDEIDSIGSSRLEGGSGGDSEVQRTMLELLNQLDGFEATKNIKVIMATNRIDILDSALLRPGRIDRKIEFPPPNEEARLDILKIHSRKMNLTRGINLRKIAELMPGASGAEVKGVCTEAGMYALRERRVHVTQEDFEMAVAKVMQKDSEKNMSIKKLWK, from the exons ATGCCGGCGGAGAAGATGGCGGTGGACGGCCCCGAGCAG ATGGAGATGGACGACGGGAAGGGCGGCACGGGGCTGCGGCAGTACTACCTGTCCAAGATCGAGGAGCTGCAG CTCATTGTGAACGAGAAGAGCCAGAACCTGCGGCGCTTGCAAGCGCAGAGGAATGAGTTGAACGCCAAAG TGCGGCTGCTGCGGGAGGAGCTGcaactgctgcaggagcagggctcctACGTGGGGGAGGTGGTGAGAGCCATGGACAAGAAGAAAGTGCTCGTCAAG GTGCACCCAGAAGGGAAATTCGTGGTGGACGTGGACAAGAACATCGACATTAATGAT GTGACCCCCAACTGCCGCGTGGCCCTGCGCAACGACAGCTACACGCTGCACAAGATCTTGCCCAACAAAGTGGACCCTCTGGTGTCCCTGATGATGGTGGAGAAGGTCCCAGATTCCACTTACGAGATGATCGGCGGCTTGGACAAGCAGATAAAGGAGATCAAAGAAGTGATTGAGCTGCCGGTCAAGCACCCAGAACTCTTCGAGGCACTGGGGATCGCCCAACCCAAG GGCGTGCTGCTCTACGGCCCCCCCGGCACGGGCAAGACCTTGCTGGCCAGGGCCGTGGCCCACCACACCGACTGCACCTTCATCCGCGTCTCGGGCTCCGAGCTGGTGCAGAAGTTCATCGGCGAAG GCGCCCGCATGGTCCGGGAGCTGTTTGTGATGGCCCGGGAGCACGCTCCCTCCATCATCTTCATGGATGAGATCGACTCCATCGGCTCCTCCCGCCTGGAGGGCGGCTCCGGCGGGGACAGCGAGGTGCAGCGCACGATGCTGGAGCTTCTCAACCAGCTCGATGGCTTCGAGGCCACCAAGAACATCAAG gtgatCATGGCCACGAACCGGATCGACATCCTGGACTCGGCTCTGCTGCGCCCTGGCCGTATCGACAGGAAGATCGAGTTCCCCCCTCCCAACGAGGAG GCCCGGCTGGACATTCTCAAGATCCACTCTCGGAAAATGAACCTGACGCGGGGCATCAACCTGCGCAAGATTGCCGAGCTGATGCCGGGGGCGTCGGGCGCAGAAGTGAAG GGGGTGTGCACGGAAGCTGGCATGTACGCGCTGAGGGAGAGGCGGGTGCACGTCACGCAGGAGGACTTTGAAATGGCTGTCGCCAAG GTGATGCAGAAGGACAGTGAGAAGAACATGTCCATCAAGAAGCTGTGGAAGTGA